From Equus przewalskii isolate Varuska chromosome 2, EquPr2, whole genome shotgun sequence:
TGAGTGGTCTCCTTCCCTGGATGGCCTCGACCCCAAGGGCGACCCACAGGTGCTAGTCCGCACTGCCATCCGCTGTGCGCAAGCCCAGACTGGCATCGACTTAAGCGCCTGCACAAAGTGGTGAGTGGCTGCCCTGAGCTCCTGTCTGTGGCCAGCCCACTGAGTTGATGAGACCGTTCAGGAGGCCAAGCTTTTGTGCCTTTCTGACCTGTTCTCTTTTGTTCCCGAGTGCCAGCGcatcctccctccagccctcacAAATGGTTGCCTTGGTCATGAGCATGCCTAGGGATGCATATGTGTGTTGAAGGCCAGCTGACCCTGCAAAGCCTGTCAGATGTGACGACACCccgcctgccccccacccccaccccccgcagctGTTCAGTGTTCTTTCCTGTTGCCTTAGCGCCTTGGATAGTAATTGTCTGCTTACTTGTATCTGCGCATTGACTAACCATTTCTTGAGGACTTGgtctatatcttttatttttgtactttcaAAGCTTGGCATGTAGTATGTGCTCATTAAACGTTGATTAGAAACTGAAGCACTTGCTTGTGAATGTTATGggtcagtacttcatttttttccttctgtgagcAGGTGGCGCTTTGCTGAGTTTCAGTACCTACAGCCGGGACCCCCAAGGCGGCTCCAGACTGTGGTGGTGTACCTGCCAGATGTCGGGACCATCATGCCTACTTTGGAAGAATGGGAGGCTGTGTGTCAGCAGAAAGCTGCAGaggcagcacccccaccccaggaggtGCCAGTGGTAAGGCTGCACCTTACGAGCAAGTGGGGCAGGTAGGTGCCCTGACCCCTGGACCCAGGTGGTGATAGCTCTTGGCTTTTGTCACAGGAAACAGAGTCTACAGAACAGGTGGCTGATGCATCGGAGCAAGCAGCAGACACCTCTAAACAGAATGCAGAGAATCCAGAAGTCACTGTACAGCAGGAAATGGACACCGATCTCCCAGAGGCCCCTCCACCCCCTCTGGAACCTGCTGTTGTGGCACACGCTGGCTGTGTAAACCTGTCCCTCCATGGTATTGTGGAAGACCGGAGGCCAAAAGAAAGGATCTCTTTTGAGGTGGGTGGAGGAGTCTGGGGGTGGCAGAGCTTGGAACGCTCCCTTCTCCTCATGTTCATGGACCCCTGCCGCCTCTTCCACCAGGTGATGGTGTTGGCCGAGCTGTTTCTGGAGATGTTGCAGAGGGATTTTGGCTATAGGATTTATAAGATGCTGCTGAGCCTTCCTGAAAAGGTTGTGGCCCCACCTGAACctgagaaggaggaggcagccaAGGAAGAAGAGGTGGTTAAGGAGGAGGCGGCCAAGGAGTCCAAGGATGAGGTACAGAGTGAGGGCACAGCTGCCGAGGCAGACGCCCCGCCGGTGAGTACCTCTGCCCCCTGCGTGGGCACTTGGGGCTACACGTAGTAAGGCTGACCAGGACTCGTGTGCCGTGTGGTACCTGGTGCTGCTCTGGGCACTTGATGGGTCTTCTCTCCTACTCCTCTCAACTCATGTGCCTTGTGACCCTGGTGTGTACTCAGGTGCAAATGGCCATCCAGCTAGTAAGAGGGGCGCCTAGGATAAGGGCAGTGGGcctggaagagggaaaggaaatgtgGTTGACACACCATGGCAGCACAGAAATCTGTTAATCAGAATGCTTTGAGGAGTATAGGTGTTTTGATTACCTCATGGTTAACTAGAACACTGCCTTTCCCTAACCCGTTCAAAAGCACAAGGGTCTACTTCTTGCCTAAGTACTACCAAGTAAACGTAATGTCTTATGGGATTGAGATAGACTCCTAAGGAAAATCCCAGGTGTCCTGAAATCGCCCTGGTCTGCTCTGAACCCCATGTAATGAAATGTATTGAATACGACGCTGTATTTGAAGCCCTTCACACAGTGCCTGAACATGGTTGATACTCAcgttagccattattatttttagtaattagAGGTGACAGATCTCATTGTCTTGGTCTGCTTCTCCTAGAAGGAAGATGGGCTTTTGCCCAAACCCCCATCTtctgggggagaggaagaggagaagcccCGGGGTGAGGCGTCTGAGGACCTCTGTGAGATGGCCCTCGACCCAGAACTGCTGCTTCTGAGGGATGATGGAGAGGAGGAGTTCGGTATGTGCAGCGTGAGAGGGAAGCCTGCAGGCGCCTGGTGCCggcttcctgcctctctggctgTAGTGCTCTCCTGTGTTAGCACTCTGGAGCCAGTTTGGGCCTGTGTGGTCCTGGTTCCAAACTTATCTCAGGCCTTCTGTAGCAGGAGCCAAGCTAGAGGATTCTGAGGTCCGGTCGGTTGCCTCGAACCAGTCAGAGATGGAGTTCTCTTCCCTCCAGGACATGGTGAGACCTCCTTTctgcccctctgggcctcagtggcaGTGCAGCTTACAGGGCCTCTGACTCACTCCTGGGAGAGGGATGCTTTTGCCAAACCATTTCTGGCATCTTAAAGACGAAACGTGGTTCTTGACTCATGGAATGGCACTTTCATAGGATCCAGAAAACATCGTTATCTCCGTCAGGGTGAACCTGAGTGAGATATCTCACCTAGGGACACACTAGGTTCCACTGTGTGTGACAGCCCCTGGTCAAAAGTGCTCCAAATAGGCCTTTGGTTACAGGTTCAGGGACCCCTTTGGTTCAGGGCCATGTCTCCAACTGGAAGGTGCGCCTGGGTGTAACTGTGTCAGCTAAACTGCTCGATTTTAAAGGGCTATTTGGGTGGTTTAGCCATTGAGAGAGCTATCTGTAAATCCTGTTCATCCTTGTTTCTCTTGCAGCCCAAGGAGCTGGATCCCTCTGCTGTGCTCCCTTTGGACTGTCTTCTTGCTTTTGTCTTCTTTGATGCCAACTGGTGTGGCTACCTGCACCGGCGAGACTTGGAGAGGATCCTGCTTACCCTTGGGCTCCGGCTCAGTGCAGAGCAGGTGCCTTCTCTTACGCCCCCCTCAGTCCTTTCTGAGATGGCCTCTCCTGACATCCGTGTGCATAAGCACGCACGTAACTCCTGTGTGCGACTTAACATGCTGTGATTCTGTGTTCTTGCATGCCACGGGGGCAAGGTCTTGCGTCGTCTCAACAGTGAGTATCTTGGTTGTGTGTTTTCTATAGGCCAAACAGCTGGTCAGCAGGGTGGTGACCCAGAACATTTGCCAGTACCGGAGCCTTCAGTACAGTCGCCAGGAGGGCACAGATGGTGGGCTCCCTGAGGAGGTGCTCTTTGGTGCGTACTGGTGCTCTGCAGCCTTCCATGGATGACAGGCAGGGCAGGCTGCTTTCTTCTCCTGAGACCCTTACATCTTCGTGGCTCCTTCTAGGAAACCTGGATCTGCTACCTCCTTCTGGGAAAAGCACAAAGCCGGGTGTTGCCCCTATGGAGCACAAAGGCCTGGTGGCCCACAATGGCAGCCTGATCCATGTGGGGAACCTCTTACAGCGTGCAGAGCAGCAGGACAGTGGGCGGCTCTACCTGGAGAACAAGATTCACACACTGGAACTGAAGCTGGGTGAGTGGCCTGAAGCCGCAGGGACCTGTCACAGATGGGACGTGCAGATGTGTATACATGGAGACTAAGGGGGAGACCCTGCTCCTTAGGCTTCAGGCCTCTTGCCCTGTGCTCTAATCCTTAACTTAGCAGCAGTCTTTTTGGTATTTCCTCCCACTAGAGGAGAGCCATAACCGCTTCTCAGCCACTGAAGTAACAAATAAGACACTGGCAGCAGAAATGCAGGAGCTGCGAACCCGGCTGGCTGAGGCTGAGGAGACAGCCCGGACAGCTGACCGACAGAAGAATCAGCTTCAGCGGCTGCTCCAGGACTTCCGAAGGCGCCTGACTCCACTGCAGCTCGAGATGCAGCGAATGGTTGAAAAGGTGAGCCCTTTGGAGAGAGCCGGCTGTCATGCTGGGAGGCTTGGATGGGATGGCAGCCAGCACCTTAGCCCCTTCTGCCCTTACCCAGGTTCACCTCGCCTTCTCCTCTGTCTGCTAGTTTCTTATGGAAGCCATCAGTCAGCAGCTTGCAACCTGGAATCTCCCAGGAGGAAGTGGTTAGTAGTGCTCAGATCTTGGTCCTTCCTCCTTGAGTCCTAACTCTAGTTACATCTGTTTCAAACAGGCCGACAGCTGGGTAGAGAAAGAGGAGCCAGCACCTAGCAATTGAGGGGCCTGGTGCAGGAGCTGCCATCCTGTGAAGTCAGCGATGGAGCCTGCTGAAGTTAGAGCCCTTTTGGTTCCAGAAGGAAGCTGGAGCAGGACCTGGGGGCCATAGGCAGGGGGTGGCTGACCCCTGTGCTCAGCCTCTGTAGAGAAGCTCAGGCCGTCAGGGTGGGGGTCtgtctgtgctgtgtgggacagaTGAGTGAGGAACCATGGTTCCACTTACAACTAAATCCAACATCTTCTGCACCCCTCATTTTGCCCTCTACCTTGGGATCTCTCCTGGGGCCCTTTAGTCTTGTGCTGACTTTCTCCTGTCCTCTTCCAGTTTAGAATAAGACAGGGGAGGAAAAGGCTTTTCGAGTATGTCATAAGGTCTGATGCCAATAAACTGAAGAAACAGACACGGAATCTGGCCGGGGGTAAGAGCCCCTTCCTCTGGATGGCACACATCCTGCTAGGCTACAGGAGCAGGCTCTTGGGGAAGGGCTCCCTTGGCCGTCGCAGGATGAAGGCCATGCTAGTGAGCTCTCAGTGTTGGGCTGTGGTTGCCAGTGAGCACTGTTCCAGCCACCCAGACTTGCTAGAAGAAACCAGCACCTTTCCCCTGGCTCCCTGTGTTCAGAATGTGGTATCGGCTCTGGCCCAGCCTTTTTCCCTGTTCCCCATAAGTCTCGCCTCTTTCCATAACCCATGGTTTCAGTTTGACTTTGtatataaagttgttttttttttttggctttttgttttttaaataaaccaaagtCAAAAACAAACCAAGTGTCCTCCAtagctcttcccttcctcctctttgaggTCTGCCCGTGCGCTCCTCCTTCCTCCCGGCCTTCGGCCCAGCCTCTGCTGGATCGGAGGTGTAGTCACCTCCCGAAGGCGGGGCGGGGCAGCAGGAAGAGCCAGTCCCTTGCACTCGgggctctgccacctgctggtAAGGAGAGAGAATGCTGTAGGGGTCCTGCCAATTCAGCAGGGGGCAGCATAACCCTGACAAAAACCTGGGGCGGCTCGCCCCTCCTCTCCTTAGTTACAGCACAATACTAtgtggaaattttatttaaaactttacttgaaaaaataaaattccaaatattcAGGTGAGACACAAACCCACTGTTGTTGCTTTGAGGCCTGTGAATCAGTCTATGTGAGATTCTGTGTGATTGATAGGGTATTTATATGAATTGAGTCCTGATTTCTTTGGGAACCTACAAGACTTGGGGCTCTTCCTTGCACTTGACCTAAGGGATAGAAGTGGGCTAAGCCAGCCTTTGTTGTGCTGGAAGGCTGGAGTGAGGGGCCTGTCAGGACTGAAGGACCACAGCTCTCACATTCCCCAGGGCAGTGTCACAGGCCTCGCCCAAAAAAGATGAGTCTGAAGTGGAAAGGCAGCGAGCGTGGCTGGACTCCCCAGGATGTGCCTTTTGGAGGTAGACGTTATCCCAACCATGCAAGCATGGCCAAGACCTTGAGTGAGCTGACAGAGCCCGTGCCCTCTGAAGGTGAAGGCTGGGAGCTTGCTCTGGCCCTACGCCAGGATGCACTTTGGACGGTCCTTTTGGAAATGAGGCGGCTCCTGCATTGCTTTCTGCATGCTTACCTCTCTGCAAGCTCTTGGCTATGGGTGGGGAGACGGCAGCCTGTTTGGGGCTCTCGGTGCCAGGCTTATTCCAAAGGGCTGGTGAGGTAGAGCAGGAGCTGCCACTATCCCCATACTTATTCCGGGCAGGGCCTTTTGCTGGCTGACCCTTTAGTCTAAGCTTGAAAAGGACAAAGACTAGAGAGGCTGACTTATGACCCCAGGGTCTTCGAGGGAGTGGGGACTCAATCATCAGCCACAATAGAGAGGGCTCTGAGCTCGCTTAGTTTCGCCTCATTCTCCTGTTCCCGCTGCTCGTCTGGGTGGCCAGGCTGGTCAAGCTGTTGAGTCAGGTCTCCGAAGATCTTATGCATTTCAGAGTAGTACACGacctggggtgggaggcaggaggaagtcGGCAGGTGCTGGGCTCCCAGGGTACCAAGCCCTGACAGCACCACACCCCCTGGGCACAGCAGGACTGGTGGGGCCAGAGAACCCCAGTCCGCTGCTGTTCCCGAAAGCAGAGCTCCGTGAGCTGAGCAAAGGGGGCTGGTTTCCACTTTTCCCTCCACCACTGCCCTGCCCTTCCGCCCGTCTTCCTAAACGGCACAGCAACCAGGGAGGAGTGAAGCCGGTGCCTGAAGTCTTCAGGAATGTGCACTGCCTGGGGTGGCAGTGAGTCAAAGGGGGAGGGAAGCAGCAGGTTCTTGTGAGGTGGGAGGTGGTGGAGCTCCCGAAGCAGCTGAGGGCTAAGGGCTGTGGAGGAGACACGGGGCCGGGGGCAGTGAGAGGACCCTTTGTGGGTCCTGGGGAGGCTAGGGAGTCAGGCACTGAATAGGGGCTTACTGCTTTACAGAAGCTGGGAGAAGCTGGAAGCTTCTGTTCATGGGAGAGGGCATGGCTGGCTCCCACGGCATGTCTCTCAGTCTTTAAAGAGTCAGTCTTTAGAAGTAAaggggagggctggccccgtggccgagcggttaagttcgtgtgctccgcttcggtggcccagggttttgctggtttggatcctgggtgtggatgtggcactgctcatcaagccatgctgaggcggcatcccacgtgccacaactagaaggacccacaactatgtatcagagggctttggggagaaaaaggagaaacaaaaccttaaaaaaaaaaaagggagtaaaGGTGAGAAAGGCGACACCTTCCTAGCCTTCTGCTGCTTCCCACTCGTCCCACCGTGAATCACTGCCTGAGTGGGGTAGCTAGGAAAACGGCTGATGCCAAGCTCCTTCCGTGTTTCCCTCTGTGTAGGCCCCAGAAGTGGGACAGGAGAGGCGATAAGAGTGAGGCGGGGCATGCCGAGGAATGGGGGAGACCCACAGGAACTCCCAGATGGCCGAGGACTGCTGAGACCCAGGGCCTGAGCTGGCCCAGGACGGGCTCTTCCaggggaggaagatgggccaTTTCTGCCTGTCTCCACCTCATGGCAAATGAAAGTCTGTACTTTCACGAAAGTGCCCCACACTATTCAAATACCCCTAAATTTTATCACCCTCAGCTGCAAGTTGTCTCCAGGGAGAAGGAACTCAACTTCTACTCCAGACCCCGGGAGTGCTGTCACTGGCAAGGCAAGCCTGAGTGGCAGGTTTGGTGGCAAGGCTCTGGCTGAGCTGCTTCTGAGGAATTGTCTCCCACAGCTAGGTTTCCCCTGGGCTGAAGGGAGCTAAATCAAGGTCTTCACCTCAGGGGACAGGGCCTGGGCTAgtgctggggagggtgggggatggcCCCTTCCCCGCAACTCCCTGCTGAGAGCCGAGAGCTGCACTGCTGGCTGAGTCACTAGGAATGCTCACTTCTCCAGTGACTAATGGCAATGGCAGCCGCGGCAGGGGGAGGCTGGTGCTGAGGAGGCAGTAAACAACCCCCAGCCACCCTGCTGCCTGGTTACAGGGAATCTCTAGCCCCCAAACTGCTCCAACCTGGGCACCCTGAAGCCTGGGCACCCTGGAGCTTCCTCCTGTGAGCAACAGCATGCAGGGGGCAGGGCAGCATgcagggggctgggaggctgggagcaggAGCCATGATGACGTAGGAGAGGGAAGGCACAGATGTCCTTAAACACATTCCTTCCAGGGCCCAGGGTGAAGCTGCTGGAAGGAAGCCCCCCTCCAGGGGCAAGGCTCTCGGGGCAAGTGTGGGAACCCCCTACTCCCTTGTGCACATTAgttctctgcctcattttccccTAATGACCAAGCACACGGTCACTAACAAGTCCCAGCTCCAACATCAATCCTGCTCAGGGTTCCTGATCCCAGGTGTATGGCCCCCTGGGTTTTGTGTTTGCTAAAGAtggcaggcaggctgggagggaggttTTCCTTGGGTGCCTGCAATTGTGGACACTGCAAGGAATGACAGTGTCCACTGGAGGGCGCCAGATACCCAGGCCAAGAGCAGGAGTGGGCTGGAGGTGGACAGGATGAGTGAGTCTTTAGCTTTGTTACTTGGTGGGAAAGGTGGCAGGATGCAGAGCACCTGCAGTCAGCTAGGGGTCCCACATGGAGACCTCTTGGCTTTAGCACCTcaaacttttctcttttacaaGCGGGGAGAATAATCCCTGCTATTGGCTAGAAGAACGGGGGCGGTTTGCGGGGCAAGGAGGGCAGGAGCTACACCCGAGCACAAACTCTGTGTGCTTACACCCTAGAGTAGCAGGAGACACAGGGTCTTGGCCTGTGTGCAGCAACCCTGAAGCTGCCTGGCCCCAGTGCTACACTGGGCACGTCCACCCACGCCCAGCCTGCCTTTCCACTGGAAGGGGCACCACGGTCCGGCACCCAGGCAGGGGCCCTGACATGGCTCTCCCCTGGGTTCAGGGACCCCTCCACAGGTGACTAGCTCCATCAACAGACGAGGACTAATTATGGTTTAGGGGGTGCAGGGTCCTCAGAAAAGGGCTTTCATCCTTGACCTCCTGAGCACGCCAGGCAGAGAACCCACCCATTGAAACGAGGTGCAGAAGGGGCAGCCTGgttcttcctgctgctgctggtgaaatgtgagaggcagagaggagtcGAGGGAAGAACcattaagcaaaaaggaacctCATCCCAGGGCTGGGATTAACCAAAGAGCAATATAGGGACCCAAGCAGAAGTTCCAGCAAACGCCCAAAGTCTGTCACCAGAGGCCCCTGGATTCCCTTCCTTGGGGGGATGTTGACTCTGCAGAGAATGGCTAGGTCACCCTTCCGGGGGGGAGCAGCATGAGACATGTCTACAAAGCCCAGGACTATCTCCCAAGGGAAAAGTGTTGGGCCATCctctggggcggggtggggcgtgGCCTCACCTGTGCTCGGATCAGGGACTCAAAGCTGGGCTGGAAGTAGTCCAGGCGGCTGTTGTAGAACCGCGGCATCTCATCCAGGAGCTGCTTGTTCTTGGCCTCAAAGTCATCCCGCACAGGCCGAAGCTCTTCTCGGGCCTGGGGAACAAGACCCTGGATGTCACAGTGTCACTGGCTTATCCAGTGTCCCTGCTGTAGGGTATCAGGACGTCTGGCGCCTTGGCCACACAGCCCCAGAGTTGGTACCCAGGTGGAGAAACTTGCCAGGTGTAACCACGTGGCCCGCTGTCCGCCCCCAGCTCTTCTTCGCCTTGGTACCTGGTGGAGTTTGGCCAGCACTGGccctgtcttctccttctcctcataCTTCTCCACCTTGGCCTGCAGTCTCCTGTAGTCCTGCAAGGCCTGTTCCCGCCGTTTCACAGCCATGTTGAGGCTTGGGAAGACACTGCCAAACCTGCAGGACATAGCTGGGTTGGATACGGGCTTGTTCCTGGAGCTGCATCCAGAAATacatattgagtgcctactaagtgccagaccCTTTCCTAGGTCTTGGGGATTTCACTGTGAACGAGACAGAGAGGCCCTGGCCCCTGTGGAGCTCATGCTACTGAGAATGCTGTCTTGGGGTAAGccaaaggagagaagacagggcTAGGGGGTCACTCCACTGACCAGAGGATGACAGTGCGTCACAAACGCATGCCACTTATGCACCACTGCCCCCTTACCTACCCATCTCGTGTGACCCTGTGCCACTTTACCGAGACCTGAGATAGAGCATGGCAGAGCTGAAGACTCCATGGAAGTCATCTGTCGAAcatcttcttttaaaacaatgaaagcaactgaggccagagagatggCATCACCTGTCCAAGGTCGCAATTAGGTAGTGATGGTCCAGCAGAGAACTCAAGTGTCCCAGCAGGTGACAGAACTGCAATCAGAACCTACTCCTGGCCTGTTCTACCAGCTGAGCACAGGAAAAGTAGGAATCTTTTGCTTCTGCCATTGAAATGGCCAAACTGTCAAACCAGATGTTTGAGGAAAATGACTCAAGGACCTCTTCCTACCCCACTGGGACTAAAAAGGACCATAAGGGAATGCTCAGAGGAGTGGGCCGCTCAGAAAGAGCAGTGGCAGAGGCTTTGGCATTTTTGGCCGTTGTGGGCATAATCTTTGTGACCAGTGTCATCTTTAACTGGGAAGGGCAATGCTGTCTTGAGACTGACGCAGGGCAGGACTGCATCCGAGGCAGGGACGCTGCATTTCCCATGATTCACGGGTGTGGGAGATGGCAAGGCAAACCTGCAAGCAGCTTTTCTGAAACtgggcaggagaagatggggcAACTTCCCTGATGGCAAAGCCTGAGGGGCAGGAGGTGCTGTCACTGCTGCTGGAGGGCTTGGTGGCAGAGGCGTCTACCACACAAGCTGGGAGCTCGAGCAGCTGGTGGAGATCCGGCCATGTATCTGAGGAACATGACGGCGCAGTGGTTATCTGGGGTTGAGAAGCATGGAGTGGGCGGACCAGGACCAGGAGAAGAGTCAGTTCCTCCTGGAGCAACCCGGAGAAGACAAAAGACGGGGGCAGGAATGAGGTATGAGGTCGGACTCTCCTCACTGGGACCTCAATCAGTTGCTGATTTCAGCCTTTCACAAGTGCTCAGAGCCAGGAGGGTGTCTCTAAGAGCATGGGTCATCACCAGGTCGTTCAGATACCACATGAAGAATGACTTGCCAAGTCTGCCTCTCAAAAGTACATGACCATCAACTTGGTTTTTAAAAGTCTCAACAAGTCCAGAGTATGTGTGACATAAGAGTAATGAATACTTTTGCCAGAGAATAGAGAACATAAATTTGACCAAAGCATTAAATGCCCCAAACACAGCTATAGACCCAGGGAGTAAGGAGATTCTGATGAAACAAAGGGCTTATCCCTGAGAAAGGCTGCTAACACAAATTCTTCTAACTTGATGCGTGTCCCTGATAGGCTCCCTACCCCACTGGAAATGCTAAAGAAGTGGGCAAGAAGCCACACTTCTCTGAACCCTGTCACATGCCCCGCACACAGCGGTCAAATCAGTATTTGAATGACTTGCCAGGCAGAAGATGTAGGCCTACGTGGTGCTGTGCAAACTGGATACGGGGACTGCCACCTCCAGGACAAATGGTCCCCCTGGAGAAGGTGTGAACAGGTGAAACCTTGGGCAGGAGCTGGCCTCACTGCTTTTGCCTCAGGCAGTTTCTATGATGGGGTCTCAGTTGCTAGGTGAAcccctctctcttcctgggaGGAGCGTGACCAGCAGCTGAGAAGCGTGTGGCTCAAAGGAACAGGTACAGTTGGGCCTGAGAAGCCACTACGCtacctccccctccaccccaactGGACAAGGGGTTTCCAGCAGCCACCCTGATTCTCTTGTTAGAAGCAACCTGCTGCTTGGGTGGTCCCAGTGCCTGGCCTCTGCTGTCTATTTGGCTGGGTGCTggcacagagacaggaagagaaagagagacaggcagagaggcaCAAAGTGGAGGGTTTTCTTGCCTTGCCACAATCCCATCACTTGGAGC
This genomic window contains:
- the CCAR2 gene encoding cell cycle and apoptosis regulator protein 2 isoform X2 — translated: MSQFKRQRINPLPGGRNFSGTASTSLLGPPPGLLTPPVATDLSQNARHLQGGEKQRVFTGIVTSLHDYFGVVDEEVFFQLSVVKGRLPQLGEKVLVKAAYNPGQAVPWNAVKVQTLSNQPLLKSPAPPLLHVAALGQKQGILGAQPQLIFQPHRIPPLFPQKPLSLFQTSHTLHLSHLNRFPARGPHGRLDQGRSDDYDSKKRKQRAGGEPWGAKKPRHDLPPYRVHLTPYTVDSPTCDFLELQRRYRSLLVPSDFLTVHLSWLSAFPLSQPFSLHHPSRIQVSSEKESAPDTGAEPILADSDPAYSSKVLLLSSPGLEELYRCCMLFVDDMAEPRETPEHPLKQIKFLLGRKEEEAVLVGGEWSPSLDGLDPKGDPQVLVRTAIRCAQAQTGIDLSACTKWWRFAEFQYLQPGPPRRLQTVVVYLPDVGTIMPTLEEWEAVCQQKAAEAAPPPQEVPVETESTEQVADASEQAADTSKQNAENPEVTVQQEMDTDLPEAPPPPLEPAVVAHAGCVNLSLHGIVEDRRPKERISFEVMVLAELFLEMLQRDFGYRIYKMLLSLPEKVVAPPEPEKEEAAKEEEVVKEEAAKESKDEVQSEGTAAEADAPPKEDGLLPKPPSSGGEEEEKPRGEASEDLCEMALDPELLLLRDDGEEEFGAKLEDSEVRSVASNQSEMEFSSLQDMPKELDPSAVLPLDCLLAFVFFDANWCGYLHRRDLERILLTLGLRLSAEQAKQLVSRVVTQNICQYRSLQYSRQEGTDGGLPEEVLFGNLDLLPPSGKSTKPGVAPMEHKGLVAHNGSLIHVGNLLQRAEQQDSGRLYLENKIHTLELKLEESHNRFSATEVTNKTLAAEMQELRTRLAEAEETARTADRQKNQLQRLLQDFRRRLTPLQLEMQRMVEKADSWVEKEEPAPSN
- the CCAR2 gene encoding cell cycle and apoptosis regulator protein 2 isoform X4, translating into MSQFKRQRINPLPGGRNFSGTASTSLLGPPPGLLTPPVATDLSQNARHLQGGEKQRVFTGIVTSLHDYFGVVDEEVFFQLSVVKGRLPQLGEKVLVKAAYNPGQAVPWNAVKVQTLSNQPLLKSPAPPLLHVAALGQKQGILGAQPQLIFQPHRIPPLFPQKPLSLFQTSHTLHLSHLNRFPARGPHGRLDQGRSDDYDSKKRKQRAGGEPWGAKKPRHDLPPYRVHLTPYTVDSPTCDFLELQRRYRSLLVPSDFLTVHLSWLSAFPLSQPFSLHHPSRIQVSSEKESAPDTGAEPILADSDPAYSSKVLLLSSPGLEELYRCCMLFVDDMAEPRETPEHPLKQIKFLLGRKEEEAVLVGGEWSPSLDGLDPKGDPQVLVRTAIRCAQAQTGIDLSACTKWWRFAEFQYLQPGPPRRLQTVVVYLPDVGTIMPTLEEWEAVCQQKAAEAAPPPQEVPVETESTEQVADASEQAADTSKQNAENPEVTVQQEMDTDLPEAPPPPLEPAVVAHAGCVNLSLHGIVEDRRPKERISFEVMVLAELFLEMLQRDFGYRIYKMLLSLPEKVVAPPEPEKEEAAKEEEVVKEEAAKESKDEVQSEGTAAEADAPPKEDGLLPKPPSSGGEEEEKPRGEASEDLCEMALDPELLLLRDDGEEEFGAKLEDSEVRSVASNQSEMEFSSLQDMPKELDPSAVLPLDCLLAFVFFDANWCGYLHRRDLERILLTLGLRLSAEQAKQLVSRVVTQNICQYRSLQYSRQEGTDGGLPEEVLFGNLDLLPPSGKSTKPGVAPMEHKGLVAHNGSLIHVGNLLQRAEQQDSGRLYLENKIHTLELKLEESHNRFSATEVTNKTLAAEMQELRTRLAEAEETARTADRQKNQLQRLLQDFRRRLTPLQLEMQRMVEKVHLAFSSVC
- the CCAR2 gene encoding cell cycle and apoptosis regulator protein 2 isoform X3 produces the protein MSQFKRQRINPLPGGRNFSGTASTSLLGPPPGLLTPPVATDLSQNARHLQGGEKQRVFTGIVTSLHDYFGVVDEEVFFQLSVVKGRLPQLGEKVLVKAAYNPGQAVPWNAVKVQTLSNQPLLKSPAPPLLHVAALGQKQGILGAQPQLIFQPHRIPPLFPQKPLSLFQTSHTLHLSHLNRFPARGPHGRLDQGRSDDYDSKKRKQRAGGEPWGAKKPRHDLPPYRVHLTPYTVDSPTCDFLELQRRYRSLLVPSDFLTVHLSWLSAFPLSQPFSLHHPSRIQVSSEKESAPDTGAEPILADSDPAYSSKVLLLSSPGLEELYRCCMLFVDDMAEPRETPEHPLKQIKFLLGRKEEEAVLVGGEWSPSLDGLDPKGDPQVLVRTAIRCAQAQTGIDLSACTKWWRFAEFQYLQPGPPRRLQTVVVYLPDVGTIMPTLEEWEAVCQQKAAEAAPPPQEVPVETESTEQVADASEQAADTSKQNAENPEVTVQQEMDTDLPEAPPPPLEPAVVAHAGCVNLSLHGIVEDRRPKERISFEVMVLAELFLEMLQRDFGYRIYKMLLSLPEKVVAPPEPEKEEAAKEEEVVKEEAAKESKDEVQSEGTAAEADAPPKEDGLLPKPPSSGGEEEEKPRGEASEDLCEMALDPELLLLRDDGEEEFAGAKLEDSEVRSVASNQSEMEFSSLQDMPKELDPSAVLPLDCLLAFVFFDANWCGYLHRRDLERILLTLGLRLSAEQAKQLVSRVVTQNICQYRSLQYSRQEGTDGGLPEEVLFGNLDLLPPSGKSTKPGVAPMEHKGLVAHNGSLIHVGNLLQRAEQQDSGRLYLENKIHTLELKLEESHNRFSATEVTNKTLAAEMQELRTRLAEAEETARTADRQKNQLQRLLQDFRRRLTPLQLEMQRMVEKVHLAFSSVC
- the CCAR2 gene encoding cell cycle and apoptosis regulator protein 2 isoform X1 → MSQFKRQRINPLPGGRNFSGTASTSLLGPPPGLLTPPVATDLSQNARHLQGGEKQRVFTGIVTSLHDYFGVVDEEVFFQLSVVKGRLPQLGEKVLVKAAYNPGQAVPWNAVKVQTLSNQPLLKSPAPPLLHVAALGQKQGILGAQPQLIFQPHRIPPLFPQKPLSLFQTSHTLHLSHLNRFPARGPHGRLDQGRSDDYDSKKRKQRAGGEPWGAKKPRHDLPPYRVHLTPYTVDSPTCDFLELQRRYRSLLVPSDFLTVHLSWLSAFPLSQPFSLHHPSRIQVSSEKESAPDTGAEPILADSDPAYSSKVLLLSSPGLEELYRCCMLFVDDMAEPRETPEHPLKQIKFLLGRKEEEAVLVGGEWSPSLDGLDPKGDPQVLVRTAIRCAQAQTGIDLSACTKWWRFAEFQYLQPGPPRRLQTVVVYLPDVGTIMPTLEEWEAVCQQKAAEAAPPPQEVPVETESTEQVADASEQAADTSKQNAENPEVTVQQEMDTDLPEAPPPPLEPAVVAHAGCVNLSLHGIVEDRRPKERISFEVMVLAELFLEMLQRDFGYRIYKMLLSLPEKVVAPPEPEKEEAAKEEEVVKEEAAKESKDEVQSEGTAAEADAPPKEDGLLPKPPSSGGEEEEKPRGEASEDLCEMALDPELLLLRDDGEEEFAGAKLEDSEVRSVASNQSEMEFSSLQDMPKELDPSAVLPLDCLLAFVFFDANWCGYLHRRDLERILLTLGLRLSAEQAKQLVSRVVTQNICQYRSLQYSRQEGTDGGLPEEVLFGNLDLLPPSGKSTKPGVAPMEHKGLVAHNGSLIHVGNLLQRAEQQDSGRLYLENKIHTLELKLEESHNRFSATEVTNKTLAAEMQELRTRLAEAEETARTADRQKNQLQRLLQDFRRRLTPLQLEMQRMVEKADSWVEKEEPAPSN